TCAGTCTCGGGTCCTGACGGCCATTTCCCGCAGTTGCTGATCAACCCTGACGTAGGCGTCTCTGGTGAGTGCCTTCCAGAGGGCGACGGATAACCGAGGGTTCTCTTCTTCCAGCGTGTCGATCGTTGCGGCTTCGAGTAGCTTGATCGATACCTTGCCGACAGCCTTCACCGTAGTCTCTTGACGGTCCTCGCTGCCCAGCGCCAGCTCACCGAACGTCATGCCGGCGGAAAGCTTGGCTGTCTGTACCCGGTCCCCTGAGGTGTCTCTGAGAAAACCGGCCACGGTCCCGGACTCAATGAAGTGGACGCCGCCAAACTTTTGTCCCACACGTCGAATGATGTCGCCGGCGTCGTAGGTGCGTTCCACCATGAGTTCCTGAAGGGCATTGGCGTCGGCATCGCTCATGGTTCCCAGTGCGGGACTGTTGCGGGCTTCTACCTTCGAGGGTAGGCAGAGTTCATTTCCGTAGCGGCGAATCAGTGTGGATTCACACCATTCGACGGCTCCTGAGCGAGTGTCGAAGACGGGTACCGGCGATTTTTCGTGTTCCGGTGTCGACTCGAGGTAGGAGGCTACTTTGGACTCGGGGTCAACTAGGAGGAGCGTGCGGTTCTCATTTTTTAGTTCCTGCCAGGCAGATACGAGCATGCGGAGACTGATTTCGGCTACTTCGTCTACCCGACGGATGTCGAGGACCACGTGTTCCACGTCGGCGGGTAATTCGGTAATGGCCCGTACCATTGCTTCCGCTCCCGCGAAGAGTAGGTCACCCTGGAGTTCGAGCACTCTGGCGCGGTATCCGTGCTCCTCGAGAACTTCTGCGGATTCGTCGTTGCGCCGAATGCCGGAGGGCGCGTTGGTGATGGGGTAGCTGCTGCGAACTGTCGATCGACCGGTCCTGCCAGCACGGACAAAGTGAAGTTCCAGTTCACGCGAGATGCGTTCGCACGCCGCCATGCCGCGTACGCTGTGGCCGAACGCGTCCAGTGGTGGTGCGAAGACAGCTAGCCCCACCTGGCCGGGGAGGACCGCAATGATGCCGCCGCCAACGCCGGATTTGGCTGGCATCCCAACGCTCGTCACCCATTCGCCGGCGGCGTCGTACATGCCGCAGGTGGTCATGACACTGAGTACGCGCTCGACGACGTCCACTTCCATGACGCGCTGTCCAATGAAAGGATTCACGCCGTTATTGGCCAGAGTTGCGGCCATCACTGCGAGGTCCCGGCAGTCCACCTGTACGGAGCACTGCATGAAGTAGTCCTTCAGGACCGGGTTGGGGTCCGTCTCGAGAATGCCGAAGTTCCGCAGCATGTGACCGATGGCGCGGTTGCGGTGGCCGTTGACGAGCTCGGAGGTGAAGACGTCGTCGTCGATGTCAAGATCCCGGCCCGCGTAGGAGGAGTAGGCGTTCAGGATGCGGGTTGGTCGCGATCCGTTGGTGCCCCCGCGTACCAGCGAGACGGCTGCTATGGCGCCCGCGTTGATCATCGGGTTCATGGGCCGGCCGGTGCCGGGTTCTAGAGAGATCTCGTTGAATGAGTCTCCGGAGGGTTCCACGTCGATCTTTTCATCCACGGCCTCAAACCCGATGTCCTCCAGCGCCAATGCGTAGGTGAAGGGCTTCGAGATGGACTGGATGCTGAAATTTGTCCGCGTGTCTCCGGTCTCGTAGACGTAGCCGTCCACGGTTGCCAAAGTGATGCCAAAAAGGTCCGGATTCACGGTTGCCAGTTCCGGTATGTACGACGCCGGTTCTCCACCGTTTATTTTCAGGGTTTCGTGATGGACG
This region of Arthrobacter roseus genomic DNA includes:
- the glsA gene encoding glutaminase A gives rise to the protein MKSPIEKFLEDVHHETLKINGGEPASYIPELATVNPDLFGITLATVDGYVYETGDTRTNFSIQSISKPFTYALALEDIGFEAVDEKIDVEPSGDSFNEISLEPGTGRPMNPMINAGAIAAVSLVRGGTNGSRPTRILNAYSSYAGRDLDIDDDVFTSELVNGHRNRAIGHMLRNFGILETDPNPVLKDYFMQCSVQVDCRDLAVMAATLANNGVNPFIGQRVMEVDVVERVLSVMTTCGMYDAAGEWVTSVGMPAKSGVGGGIIAVLPGQVGLAVFAPPLDAFGHSVRGMAACERISRELELHFVRAGRTGRSTVRSSYPITNAPSGIRRNDESAEVLEEHGYRARVLELQGDLLFAGAEAMVRAITELPADVEHVVLDIRRVDEVAEISLRMLVSAWQELKNENRTLLLVDPESKVASYLESTPEHEKSPVPVFDTRSGAVEWCESTLIRRYGNELCLPSKVEARNSPALGTMSDADANALQELMVERTYDAGDIIRRVGQKFGGVHFIESGTVAGFLRDTSGDRVQTAKLSAGMTFGELALGSEDRQETTVKAVGKVSIKLLEAATIDTLEEENPRLSVALWKALTRDAYVRVDQQLREMAVRTRD